One Trichoderma asperellum chromosome 5, complete sequence genomic region harbors:
- a CDS encoding uncharacterized protein (TransMembrane:1 (i78-106o)) — protein MAFWGSINPLSTLRIAATPFWAGRFGVLCQSHKPQDLLSTLKAVPQNLTTTEGSLQAATLPSYRLPMSTNSDRHCRSLLMLVLLLLLLVIVVEVWGSVVICAGSALPVSRSTCEAPIH, from the coding sequence ATGGCCTTCTGGGGCTCCATTAATCCGCTTTCCACGCTAAGAATAGCGGCCACCCCTTTTTGGGCTGGCCGATTCGGGGTCCTCTGCCAGTCTCACAAGCCGCAGGATTTACTCAGCACGCTGAAGGCTGTGCCGCAAAACCTCACGACGACTGAGGGAAGCTTGCAAGCTGCTACCCTACCAAGCTATAGACTACCGATGTCCACGAATAGCGACCGTCACTGCCGCAGCCTCTTaatgctggtgctgctgctccttctGCTTGTTATTGTAGTCGAAGTGTGGGGTTCTGTTGTCATTTGTGCCGGTTCTGCTTTGCCTGTGTCGCGAAGCACTTGCGAAGCACCAATACATTGA